Proteins from a genomic interval of Lolium perenne isolate Kyuss_39 chromosome 1, Kyuss_2.0, whole genome shotgun sequence:
- the LOC127343292 gene encoding thaumatin-like protein 1, which produces MGLRRGIAIILLFLIWREGEAATFTFVNRCGETVWPGVLSNAGTARLGTTGFELPPGASLAVPAPSSWSGRLWARTGCAHDPATGRLVCATGDCGSGTAECAGAGAAPPATLAEFTLGGGGAGLDFYDVSLVDGYNLPVLVQPSAGSCAAAGCAADLNAMCPLELRSGGGAACRSACDAFGREEFCCSGAHASPATCGPTSYSQVFKMACPRSYSYAFDDPTSTFTCAGGPDYTVTFCPAGATPSQKSTAVPGATATTPTTVPGTATPTTTPGAAATTPTTVPGTEMPAMMPGMTFTDAIPGSTPMPMGGEASIGGSIQGQGVFLGSRRDDSWLANMATGDVTAGGAAAVAAASVQLGAAPLALLLLQLLQR; this is translated from the exons ATGGGGTTGCGGAGAGGCATTGCCATTATCCTGCTCTTCTTGATTTGGAGAG AGGGGGAAGCGGCGACGTTCACGTTCGTGAACCGGTGCGGGGAGACGGTGTGGCCGGGCGTCCTGTCCAACGCCGGCACGGCACGGCTAGGCACCACGGGGTTCGAGCTCCCGCCGGGCGCCTCGCTCGCCGTGCCGGCCCCGTCGTCCTGGTCCGGCCGCCTCTGGGCGCGCACCGGCTGCGCCCATGACCCCGCCACGGGGCGCCTCGTGTGCGCCACGGGGGACTGCGGCTCCGGCACGGCCGAGTGCGCGGGCGCCGGCGCGGCGCCCCCCGCCACGCTGGCCGAGTTCACGCTCGGCGGGGGCGGCGCCGGGCTGGACTTCTACGACGTCAGCCTCGTGGACGGGTACAACCTGCCCGTGCTGGTGCAgccgtccgccggctcgtgcgcgGCGGCCGGGTGCGCCGCGGACCTGAACGCGATGTGCCCGCTCGAGCTCCGGTCCGGCGGCGGCGCCGCGTGCCGGAGCGCGTGCGACGCGTTCGGGCGGGAGGAGTTCTGCTGCAGCGGAGCGCACGCCAGCCCGGCCACCTGCGGGCCGACCTCATACTCGCAGGTCTTCAAGATGGCCTGCCCGCGCTCCTACAGCTACGCCTTCGACGACCCAACCTCCACTTTCACCTGCGCCGGCGGCCCCGATTACACCGTCACATTCTGCCCTGCCGGTGCAACACCGAG CCAGAAATCAACGGCGGTGCCCGGCGCGACGGCCACCACGCCGACAACGGTTCCAGGAACAGCAACTCCGACGACGACGCCTGGTGCGGCCGCCACGACGCCAACGACGGTGCCTGGCACAGAGATGCCGGCTATGATGCCGGGCATGACATTCACGGACGCCATCCCTGGCAGCACGCCGATGCCGATGGGCGGCGAGGCCAGCATCGGTGGCAGCATCCAAGGGCagggcgtgttcctaggcagtaGAAGAGACGACTCCTGGCTCGCCAACATGGCCACCGGCGACGTTACGGCcggaggagcagcagcggtggCGGCAGCCTCGGTGCAGTTAGGTGCGGCGCCATTGGCGTTGCTCCTGCTCCAACTGCTGCAGCGGTAG
- the LOC127328801 gene encoding uncharacterized mitochondrial protein AtMg00810-like produces MGLQDKLGSDGTLERYKEHWVVRGFRQRAGVDFTDTFAPVVKPGTIRTVLHLAASRAWPVHQMDVSNAFLHGHLQEQVYCQQPIGFVDTERPDDVCLLSRSLYGLKQAPRAWYQRIVGFLHQLGFRSTRSDASLFIYRTGNDMAYLLLYVDDIILTASTAGLLRQLTDSLRAEFALKDLGPLHYFLGIEVVRRADGFFLHQRKYAHELLERAGMLNCNSAPTPVDTKAKLSASDGSLASDVPFYRSIVGALQYLTLTRPELQYAVQQVCLHMHAPRDAHWAAVKRILRYVCGTMGYGLSLHASPSTSTDLVAYSDADWAGCPDTRRSTSGYCVYLGSSLVSWSSKRQPTMSRSSAEAEYRAVANAVAKCTWLRLYL; encoded by the exons atgggtcttcaagacaAGCTCGGCTCCGACGGTACTCTCGAGCGCTACAAGGAGCACTGGGTCGTGCGCGGTTTTCGGCAACGCGCTGGCGTCGACTTCACGGATACGTTTGCCCCGGTTGTCAAACCGGGCACGATCCGCACGGTGTTGCACCTTGCCGCCTCTCGCGCTTGGCCGGTGCATCAGATGGATGTCTCCAACGCCTTCCTTCATGGCCATCTGCAGGAGCAGGTATACTGCCAGCAGCCCATCGGCTTCGTCGACACCGAGCGCCCTGATGACGTGTGCTTGCTCTCTCGGTCCTTGTATGGACTGAAGCAGGCACcccgcgcctggtaccagcgcatcgtCGGCTTCCTGCATCAGCTTGGTTTCCGCTCCACGCGTTCCGATGCATCGTTGTTCATCTACCGGACCGGCAACGACATGGCCTACCTGCTGctgtacgtcgacgacatcatatTGACGGCCTCCACCGCTGGTCTTCTTCGACAGCTCACCGACAGTCTTCGCGCTGAGTTCGCGTTGAAGGACCTTGGCCCGCTCCattacttcctcggcatcgaggttgtCCGGCGTGCGGACGGGTTCTTCCTTCATCAGCGGAAGTATGCCCACGAGCTTCTCGAGCGTGCAGGAATGCTTAACTGCAACTCTGCACCTACTCCTGTCGACACGAAGGCCAAGCTCTCCGCCAGTGATGGGTCGCTGGCGTCTGACGTGCCGTTCTACcgctccatcgtcggtgcccTCCAGTACTTGACGTTGACACGTCCGGAGCTCCAGTACGCTGTGCAGCAGGTGTGCTTGCATATGCATGCTCCTCGGGATGCTCATTGGGCCGCGGTGAAGCGGATTCTACGCTACGTCTGTGGTACTATGGGCTATGGTCTGTCGCTGCATGCTTCGCCCTCGACGTCGACCGACCTCGTTGCCTACTCGGACGCGGACTGGGCGGGATGCCCGGACACGCGGCGCTCCACGAGTGGCTACTGCGTCTACCTCGGCTCGTCGCTCGTCTCTTGGTCCTCCAAGAGGCAGCCCACCATGTCTCGCTCCAGTGCTGAGGCCGAGTATCGCGCCGTGGCTAACGCTGTGGCCAAGTGCACGTGGCTTC ggttgtacctgtaa